The following coding sequences are from one Shewanella eurypsychrophilus window:
- a CDS encoding DmsC/YnfH family molybdoenzyme membrane anchor subunit: MTSQITEGRKLQSGSDKAGVGLFTPETGSSIKVTKANDFPKRGEEQLGRSNHWEVRTEEQAYAYLPKTESEVENRYGKRIDLVELTDKPVGRSMFINDNPAVGTNPDRNKQHGFFFTADNCIGCHACESACAEKNETPAHLAFRSVGYVEGGSYPDYKRMNISMACNHCDDPVCLKGCPTRAYTKHAEYGAVLQDPETCFGCGYCTWVCPYNAPQLDPVKGQVSKCNMCVDRLEVGLKPACVSACVGNALDFGVIENTPENREQCKTSIPGFPSPDITRPNIRFQQTKSMPEEMTRTDSMPVKYHKGEDGQYKPVIDQKVGKQQHWNLAMLNSRENPLVLFTLFAQAALGTFIIPFLAALGGVELFELFAASDMMLVLVVTSLSMTSFGLFMSVTHLGKPFRFYRGFNNLRYSPMSREGLGLAMFSAGLGLMAVCLLATNTWFSEQLISGGGLSLSKFIDSLPLANLALGAGIFASISGVAGLYYMNQCYQIKARPFWNHWQTVTSFLGNSLSLGAMVSGVMILSTLAALSLPLLPALQLLGGVWLFGVALEAMGLIAHNRDLNASENEGGAAHYIQCTTFGKTYKLRNLMLTLNIFAGLTLLALGELGIFNTQGLASEPVGVNVWALVAWSVIALINCISAVIGRALFYNLVIPTTMPGAFFWKNKGFEQHARDIGLADNPACGVAPLAH; the protein is encoded by the coding sequence ATGACATCACAGATAACTGAAGGCAGAAAATTGCAGAGCGGCAGTGACAAGGCGGGTGTAGGGCTATTTACCCCAGAGACCGGCTCAAGCATAAAGGTCACCAAAGCGAACGATTTTCCTAAGAGAGGCGAAGAGCAGCTTGGGCGTTCAAATCATTGGGAAGTGCGCACCGAGGAACAGGCCTACGCTTACCTGCCTAAGACCGAAAGCGAGGTAGAGAACCGCTACGGCAAGCGCATCGACTTGGTAGAGTTGACCGACAAACCTGTGGGCCGCTCTATGTTTATTAACGACAATCCGGCAGTGGGCACGAATCCGGACCGTAACAAGCAGCATGGTTTCTTCTTTACCGCAGACAACTGTATCGGTTGTCATGCTTGTGAGTCGGCCTGCGCCGAGAAAAATGAAACGCCGGCTCATCTGGCATTTCGCTCGGTCGGCTATGTGGAGGGGGGCTCATATCCTGATTATAAGCGGATGAACATCTCTATGGCCTGTAACCATTGTGACGATCCTGTCTGCCTCAAGGGCTGTCCGACTCGAGCTTACACTAAACATGCGGAATATGGCGCTGTACTGCAAGATCCTGAAACCTGTTTTGGTTGTGGTTACTGCACTTGGGTCTGTCCCTATAATGCACCTCAATTAGATCCGGTGAAAGGGCAGGTCTCTAAATGTAATATGTGTGTCGATCGGTTGGAAGTGGGGCTAAAACCTGCTTGTGTCTCGGCTTGTGTGGGTAATGCGCTGGACTTTGGTGTGATAGAAAATACCCCGGAGAATCGTGAGCAATGTAAGACCAGTATTCCTGGATTTCCGTCACCGGACATTACTCGGCCTAACATACGCTTTCAACAGACCAAGTCTATGCCAGAAGAGATGACACGTACCGACTCTATGCCGGTAAAATACCACAAGGGCGAGGACGGCCAATATAAGCCTGTGATAGATCAGAAAGTGGGTAAACAGCAGCACTGGAATCTGGCTATGCTTAACAGTCGGGAGAATCCTCTGGTGCTGTTCACCCTGTTTGCTCAGGCAGCTCTGGGCACGTTCATCATCCCCTTTCTTGCGGCCTTGGGCGGGGTTGAACTGTTTGAGCTATTTGCGGCCTCAGACATGATGTTGGTGCTGGTGGTCACATCACTTTCGATGACCTCTTTTGGCCTATTTATGAGTGTGACTCACCTAGGTAAACCTTTTCGTTTCTATCGCGGCTTTAATAACCTGCGTTATTCACCCATGAGCCGTGAAGGATTAGGCTTAGCCATGTTCAGTGCTGGACTCGGCTTGATGGCCGTGTGCTTGCTAGCCACCAACACCTGGTTTAGTGAGCAACTGATCTCTGGGGGCGGGCTCAGTCTGTCCAAGTTTATCGACTCTTTGCCTTTGGCTAACTTAGCTCTGGGAGCGGGCATTTTTGCCAGTATTTCAGGTGTTGCGGGTCTGTATTACATGAACCAGTGTTATCAGATCAAGGCACGACCATTTTGGAATCATTGGCAAACGGTGACCAGTTTCTTAGGTAACAGCTTGTCCTTGGGTGCCATGGTGAGTGGTGTGATGATCTTGAGCACTCTAGCCGCCTTGTCTCTGCCGCTATTACCTGCTTTACAGCTACTGGGAGGCGTATGGTTATTTGGTGTGGCGCTCGAAGCCATGGGTTTGATAGCTCACAATCGTGATCTCAATGCCAGTGAAAATGAGGGAGGGGCGGCACATTACATTCAGTGCACCACTTTTGGTAAGACCTATAAGCTGCGTAACCTGATGTTGACCTTGAATATCTTTGCCGGCCTGACATTACTGGCTCTGGGTGAACTTGGCATATTCAATACCCAAGGGCTAGCCTCTGAGCCGGTAGGCGTTAACGTGTGGGCATTGGTTGCCTGGTCAGTTATCGCCTTAATTAACTGCATCAGCGCCGTCATAGGCCGGGCGCTGTTTTATAACCTGGTGATCCCCACCACTATGCCCGGCGCCTTCTTCTGGAAAAATAAGGGGTTCGAGCAACATGCCAGAGATATAGGTTTAGCAGATAATCCGGCCTGTGGTGTGGCGCCGTTGGCTCATTAA
- the bioA gene encoding adenosylmethionine--8-amino-7-oxononanoate transaminase — protein MNNNNTDISPSISAATLSTSKASTSKLPTSSIDLEFDKQHIWHPYTSMNNALPAFGVVSAKECELTLDDGRQLIDGTSSWWACVHGYSHPAIIDAMQTQLNKLSHVMFGGITHQPAIELSKKLIQMTSDNLTKVFLADSGSIAVEVALKMALQYWQGRSQPQKQRILTVKCGYHGDTFAAMSICDPEGGMHTMFGDSVTQHEFVSAPETSFGASFNPDELGEMRAKLEAMHHEIAAVIIEPILQGAGGMRFYHPDYLAGLRQLCDEFNVLLILDEIATGFGRTGKMFAYEHACINEQAVEADILCLGKALTGGYISLAVTLCSDEVAQGISDSPAGVFMHGPTFMGNPLACSAACASLDLLATNEWQGQISRIESQLKSELEEAKNYPEVKDVRVLGGIGVIEMNATVNTAELQQQFVDLGVWIRPFSNLIYIMPPYVITAEQLTKLTSAMKQVASTILPYKHEGFISNG, from the coding sequence ATGAACAATAACAACACCGATATCAGTCCTAGTATCTCAGCTGCGACTCTTTCTACATCAAAGGCTTCGACATCCAAGCTGCCAACATCGAGCATAGATCTTGAATTTGATAAGCAGCATATCTGGCATCCTTATACCTCGATGAACAATGCCCTGCCCGCTTTCGGTGTCGTATCGGCAAAAGAGTGCGAGCTGACCTTAGATGATGGCCGTCAACTTATCGATGGTACCAGCTCTTGGTGGGCCTGTGTGCACGGTTACAGCCATCCTGCCATCATCGATGCAATGCAGACCCAGCTTAATAAGCTGAGCCATGTAATGTTTGGTGGGATCACCCACCAGCCAGCGATAGAGCTGTCAAAAAAGTTAATCCAGATGACCAGTGATAACCTGACTAAAGTATTTTTGGCAGACTCGGGCTCTATTGCCGTCGAAGTGGCGCTTAAGATGGCACTGCAATATTGGCAAGGACGAAGTCAGCCACAGAAACAGCGTATATTGACGGTAAAATGCGGTTATCACGGCGATACCTTTGCCGCAATGAGCATATGCGATCCTGAAGGTGGCATGCATACTATGTTCGGTGACTCTGTCACCCAACATGAGTTTGTCAGTGCCCCAGAAACCAGTTTTGGCGCCAGCTTTAACCCCGACGAACTGGGCGAGATGCGAGCTAAGCTTGAGGCAATGCACCATGAAATTGCCGCTGTGATTATTGAGCCAATTCTGCAGGGCGCCGGTGGCATGCGCTTCTATCACCCGGATTACCTGGCTGGATTGCGTCAGCTTTGTGATGAATTTAACGTGTTGCTGATCCTTGATGAGATAGCTACTGGCTTTGGCCGCACCGGTAAGATGTTCGCCTATGAACACGCCTGTATAAATGAGCAAGCCGTGGAGGCCGATATCCTCTGTTTAGGTAAAGCACTAACAGGTGGCTATATCTCTCTTGCTGTTACCCTATGCAGCGATGAAGTGGCACAAGGGATCAGTGACTCACCGGCGGGTGTGTTTATGCATGGTCCAACCTTTATGGGAAATCCATTGGCCTGCTCTGCTGCTTGTGCGAGCCTAGATCTTTTGGCCACGAATGAATGGCAAGGACAAATTAGTCGCATAGAGTCTCAGCTAAAGTCTGAACTTGAAGAAGCGAAAAACTACCCGGAAGTGAAAGATGTGCGTGTGCTCGGAGGCATAGGTGTGATTGAGATGAACGCGACAGTTAACACCGCCGAGCTTCAGCAACAGTTTGTTGATTTAGGCGTCTGGATCAGGCCATTTTCAAACCTGATTTATATCATGCCACCTTATGTGATCACAGCAGAACAGTTGACTAAGCTAACCTCTGCGATGAAACAAGTCGCCAGCACCATTTTACCCTACAAGCATGAAGGCTTTATTAGTAATGGTTAA
- the bioB gene encoding biotin synthase BioB produces MSDIQLRHDWERDEIEALFSLPMNDLLFKAHSLHRQVYDPNEIQISRLLSIKTGACPEDCKYCPQSARYDTGLEKERLIEIDKVLTEARSAKAAGASRFCMGAAWRNPHPRDMPYLKDMVSEVKGMGMETCMTLGMLSPEQAGELAEAGLDYYNHNLDTSPEYYGDIITTRTYQDRLDTLSNVRAAGMKVCSGGIVGMGEQASDRAGLLQQLANMEQHPDSVPINMLVKVAGTPFENIDDLDPLVFVRTIAVARILMPYSRVRLSAGREKMSDEMQAMCFFAGANSIFYGCKLLTTNNPEENEDMALFKRLGLHPEQGKYATVEDDKAVFVKATAKANAIKDKQSSAFYDAAAL; encoded by the coding sequence ATGTCGGATATACAGCTGCGCCATGATTGGGAACGTGATGAAATAGAAGCACTTTTCTCTTTGCCTATGAACGACCTCCTGTTTAAAGCGCACTCATTGCATCGCCAAGTGTATGATCCTAATGAAATTCAAATTAGTCGTCTGTTATCGATTAAAACCGGTGCTTGTCCTGAAGATTGTAAATACTGCCCTCAGAGTGCACGTTATGATACAGGCCTTGAAAAAGAGCGCTTAATCGAGATTGATAAGGTATTGACCGAGGCTCGCAGTGCTAAGGCTGCCGGTGCCTCTCGTTTCTGTATGGGCGCCGCCTGGCGTAATCCACACCCAAGAGACATGCCTTATTTAAAAGATATGGTCAGCGAAGTCAAAGGCATGGGCATGGAAACCTGTATGACCTTAGGCATGCTTTCTCCAGAACAAGCGGGTGAGTTAGCCGAAGCGGGTTTAGACTACTATAACCACAACTTAGATACCTCGCCTGAATATTACGGCGATATCATCACTACCCGTACCTATCAAGACAGGCTTGATACCCTATCTAATGTGCGCGCAGCCGGCATGAAGGTGTGCTCTGGCGGTATAGTCGGCATGGGCGAACAAGCTAGCGATCGTGCTGGTCTATTGCAGCAGCTAGCGAACATGGAACAGCATCCTGACTCTGTACCGATTAATATGCTAGTCAAAGTCGCTGGTACGCCGTTCGAGAATATTGATGATCTCGATCCCTTAGTCTTTGTTCGCACCATTGCCGTGGCGCGGATTTTAATGCCTTATTCAAGAGTTCGCCTGTCTGCGGGTCGTGAGAAAATGTCTGATGAGATGCAGGCCATGTGTTTCTTCGCCGGGGCTAATTCCATTTTCTATGGTTGTAAGCTGCTCACCACCAATAACCCTGAAGAAAATGAAGATATGGCTCTATTTAAACGTCTAGGTCTTCATCCTGAACAGGGCAAATATGCCACAGTCGAAGACGATAAGGCTGTCTTCGTCAAAGCAACGGCAAAGGCTAATGCCATCAAAGATAAGCAGAGTTCTGCCTTCTATGATGCTGCCGCGTTATAA
- a CDS encoding 8-amino-7-oxononanoate synthase, with protein MLDKIRKKQSRVENQGLLRRRHAISVNGAEEQNLDLSGGLSLTQEGKHYLNFSSNDYLGLSRSKVLIEALILGANTYGVGSGSSPLVTGYSEAHLVLEQKLCEVTGHQAALLFCSGFSANTALMKTLFDSSDRVIADKLVHASVIDGLKDSQAEFKRFLHNDIASAERLISKQAPSALVTESIFSMDGDIAPLAALSRLCKQHHMSFIVDDAHGFGVQMPPLVDATIADIQVVTFGKALGCQGAAILASQEVIDFLVSNAREYIYSTALSPANACVALAAVELVNSDFSRSKKLNENIDYFRKQCEQTGIKLTDSQTAIQPLILGDVDVTLKVAEQLKQLGFCVGAIRPPTVPQGASRLRMTLTAMHTFNDLDKLVDGLKSVLHHHEI; from the coding sequence ATGCTGGATAAGATTAGAAAGAAACAGTCTCGGGTTGAGAATCAAGGCCTGCTTCGCCGCAGGCATGCTATTTCTGTTAACGGAGCTGAAGAGCAAAATCTTGATCTTTCCGGCGGATTATCGCTCACGCAAGAAGGTAAACATTACCTGAATTTTAGCAGTAATGATTACCTTGGCTTATCTCGTTCGAAAGTGCTTATTGAGGCGTTAATACTCGGTGCTAACACTTATGGGGTTGGCAGTGGCTCTTCACCTTTAGTGACGGGGTACAGTGAGGCGCATTTGGTTTTAGAGCAAAAGCTATGTGAAGTGACGGGGCATCAGGCTGCCTTGCTATTTTGCTCAGGTTTTAGTGCTAACACAGCGCTGATGAAGACCTTATTTGATTCTAGTGACAGGGTAATCGCTGATAAATTGGTACATGCCTCTGTCATTGATGGGCTCAAGGATAGCCAAGCTGAGTTTAAACGTTTCTTACACAATGATATTGCCAGTGCCGAGCGATTAATATCAAAGCAGGCTCCTAGTGCACTTGTGACAGAAAGTATTTTTAGTATGGACGGTGACATTGCGCCGTTGGCTGCACTGTCTAGATTGTGTAAACAGCATCATATGAGTTTCATTGTCGATGATGCCCATGGTTTTGGTGTTCAAATGCCGCCATTAGTCGATGCGACTATCGCCGATATACAAGTGGTGACCTTCGGTAAAGCACTGGGATGTCAGGGTGCAGCCATACTTGCCAGTCAAGAGGTGATAGATTTTTTAGTCTCAAATGCCAGAGAGTACATCTACTCGACGGCTTTATCACCGGCTAATGCATGCGTGGCACTTGCCGCCGTTGAGTTGGTGAATTCAGATTTTTCTCGTTCGAAGAAGCTTAACGAGAATATCGATTACTTTAGAAAACAGTGCGAGCAGACTGGCATCAAATTAACAGACTCACAAACAGCAATTCAGCCACTTATTTTAGGTGATGTGGATGTCACCTTGAAGGTTGCCGAACAATTAAAGCAACTCGGGTTCTGTGTTGGGGCCATACGTCCTCCGACTGTCCCCCAAGGTGCTTCAAGATTGAGAATGACGCTCACCGCCATGCACACTTTTAATGATCTCGATAAGCTGGTAGATGGACTCAAAAGCGTGTTGCACCACCATGAAATATAG
- a CDS encoding methyltransferase domain-containing protein, translating into MEPEVVKEGVAQSVNDQTVAQRFSAAAKHYHDFDRIQKMSSRLLFEKMSPHGTLLDIGAGPGTNFGQFTSVKKVIALDIAQGMLDQLSQDFPEYQTLCANAQSIPLPNDSVNSAYSNLALQWCSDLGASINETARVLKHNGEYHLAVVAKDSLLELSDLGFRVNGFRSIDEILSHFDNKQQWQIISAETKAVTVYFPQLKSLLYSIKGVGASIHANDQSSQGIRGRGDWVKLLSEAEKSRTPNGLPLTYQIALISAKRIV; encoded by the coding sequence ATGGAGCCCGAAGTAGTGAAAGAAGGGGTAGCACAAAGCGTTAATGATCAGACTGTCGCTCAGCGATTTTCTGCAGCGGCTAAGCATTACCATGATTTTGATAGAATCCAAAAAATGTCTAGCAGACTTCTATTCGAAAAAATGTCACCTCATGGCACCTTACTCGATATCGGTGCTGGCCCTGGAACCAATTTTGGTCAATTCACAAGTGTTAAAAAAGTAATCGCCCTGGATATTGCCCAAGGAATGTTGGATCAGTTGAGCCAAGATTTCCCTGAATATCAGACCTTGTGTGCTAATGCTCAAAGTATACCTTTGCCAAATGATTCAGTTAATAGTGCTTATTCAAATTTAGCATTGCAATGGTGCAGCGATCTCGGTGCAAGCATAAATGAAACCGCTAGAGTGCTAAAACACAATGGTGAATATCACTTGGCGGTAGTGGCGAAAGATAGCTTGTTAGAATTGTCAGACTTAGGCTTTAGGGTCAATGGCTTTAGATCTATAGATGAGATCCTAAGCCATTTCGATAACAAACAGCAGTGGCAGATTATCTCGGCTGAAACTAAAGCTGTGACAGTCTACTTTCCCCAATTGAAGTCGCTACTTTATTCAATAAAAGGTGTTGGCGCTTCAATTCATGCTAATGACCAATCAAGCCAAGGGATCCGTGGGAGAGGGGACTGGGTTAAACTGCTCAGTGAAGCAGAAAAGAGCCGTACTCCTAATGGCTTACCATTAACTTATCAAATTGCCCTGATTTCTGCTAAACGGATTGTTTAA
- the bioD gene encoding dethiobiotin synthase yields MKFFVTGTDTDSGKTLVTSALLHKVNVSHVNVRSLGLKPIASGCEQTEKGLRNSDALALIEQSSIELDYCLVNPISFLPAIAPHIAASQAGVDISPGAILAKIQQSLASASLSETDVCFIEGAGGWRLPLGEGHFLSEVVKELELDVILVVGVKLGCLNHAVLTQESIKADGLTIKGWVANIVDPQTSCLEENLASLHHLMESPCLGIVPHLDYVSAEAAAEHLDISEL; encoded by the coding sequence ATGAAGTTTTTTGTCACAGGTACAGACACAGACAGTGGTAAGACGCTAGTGACCTCGGCGTTATTACATAAAGTGAACGTCAGTCATGTAAACGTAAGAAGCTTGGGGTTGAAACCTATAGCGTCTGGTTGTGAGCAAACTGAAAAGGGTCTGCGCAATAGTGATGCGCTGGCGCTTATCGAGCAGTCCAGCATCGAGTTGGATTACTGCTTGGTAAACCCAATCTCTTTTCTGCCTGCGATTGCACCTCATATTGCTGCGTCACAGGCTGGTGTCGACATCAGTCCCGGCGCAATACTGGCTAAAATACAGCAAAGCCTAGCCTCAGCTTCATTGAGTGAGACTGATGTTTGTTTCATAGAAGGCGCAGGGGGATGGCGTTTACCATTAGGTGAGGGGCACTTTCTTTCAGAAGTTGTCAAAGAACTTGAACTCGATGTCATCTTAGTCGTAGGCGTTAAATTAGGTTGTTTAAACCATGCAGTATTGACTCAAGAGTCAATTAAAGCCGATGGTTTAACGATTAAAGGCTGGGTTGCTAATATAGTGGATCCTCAAACAAGCTGTTTAGAAGAGAACCTTGCTAGTTTGCATCATTTAATGGAATCGCCATGTTTAGGCATAGTGCCTCATTTGGATTATGTATCGGCTGAAGCGGCTGCTGAACATCTTGATATTAGCGAATTATAA
- a CDS encoding tripartite tricarboxylate transporter substrate binding protein, protein MSVAICCLISWLRHLSLCIAISLLVISSHLSYANVDVPETTDRLKTRYIHFLIPGSEGGGWDTTAREAGKSLLAEKIVERVYFENFIGAGGGRALMDLVNQPSKHSNTLMVQSTPLILRNLTGVIDYGFRDTMPISILIAEYQALVVPIDSEFDSINDLIQAIAISPVRNPILGGSSLGSLDHVTLALIAQAGQLPINKLRYVPTDGGGDAMLQLKRGIGVALVSGVGEVIQAYRNNEIKILGITSKQRLTRYPDIPTFVEQGLEVEFANWRGFFATKTTPLSKVNRFKKLLLELSQTHRWQEICQRHEWQPLLIQGDALIHFLEKQEKLLERALKSLAIE, encoded by the coding sequence ATGAGTGTCGCTATTTGCTGCTTAATTTCTTGGTTAAGGCATCTAAGTTTATGCATAGCTATTAGCCTGTTAGTCATATCTTCACATTTGAGCTATGCCAACGTCGATGTTCCAGAAACAACAGACAGACTAAAAACCCGCTATATACATTTTCTCATACCAGGTAGTGAAGGTGGAGGCTGGGATACAACAGCACGAGAAGCCGGCAAATCCTTACTGGCTGAAAAGATCGTCGAACGCGTGTATTTTGAAAATTTTATTGGCGCAGGTGGTGGACGAGCTTTAATGGATCTAGTCAATCAACCAAGTAAACATAGCAATACTCTGATGGTACAGTCCACACCTCTTATTTTACGCAATTTAACTGGCGTTATAGATTATGGTTTTAGAGATACTATGCCGATCAGTATTCTCATTGCTGAATACCAAGCTTTAGTTGTTCCAATTGATTCTGAATTTGATTCAATTAATGATCTCATTCAAGCCATTGCAATTTCTCCAGTACGTAACCCTATTTTGGGAGGCTCTTCATTGGGCAGTTTAGATCATGTGACTTTGGCTCTCATCGCTCAAGCAGGTCAATTGCCCATCAACAAACTACGATATGTACCGACCGATGGAGGGGGAGATGCCATGCTACAGTTAAAACGCGGGATTGGCGTTGCGTTAGTCAGCGGAGTTGGTGAAGTTATTCAGGCGTACCGAAATAATGAAATAAAAATATTAGGTATTACCAGTAAACAGAGACTCACTAGATACCCTGATATACCCACTTTTGTTGAACAAGGTTTAGAGGTTGAGTTCGCCAACTGGCGGGGATTTTTTGCCACAAAGACGACGCCCTTAAGTAAGGTGAATAGGTTTAAAAAATTGTTATTGGAACTCAGCCAAACTCATCGTTGGCAGGAGATCTGCCAACGACACGAGTGGCAACCCCTATTAATACAAGGTGATGCACTTATCCATTTTCTCGAAAAGCAGGAAAAGTTATTGGAGCGGGCTCTCAAAAGCCTAGCCATTGAATGA
- the htpX gene encoding protease HtpX: MRIFLLIATNMAILLVASIVMSLLGVNTSTMGGLLVFAAIFGFGGAFLSLAISKWMAKKTMGCEVITTPRDNTERWLVETVARQAEQAGIKMPEVAIYQSEELNAFATGPSKDNALVAVSSGLLYGMSQDEIEGVLAHEVSHVANGDMVTLTLIQGVVNTFVIFAARVVAGIINNFVASNDEEGEGLGMFAYMGVVFVLDMLFGILASMIVAYFSRIREFKADEGAAKLAGKDKMIAALERLRQGPATGAMPAQMSALGINGKKSMSELMMSHPPLEKRIAALRAS, encoded by the coding sequence ATGCGAATTTTTCTATTGATTGCGACCAATATGGCAATCTTACTTGTAGCATCCATTGTGATGTCACTATTAGGTGTAAATACATCTACCATGGGCGGTTTATTAGTCTTCGCCGCAATTTTCGGTTTTGGTGGTGCTTTTCTCAGCCTAGCTATCTCTAAGTGGATGGCTAAAAAGACCATGGGCTGTGAAGTGATAACGACTCCACGTGATAATACTGAACGTTGGTTGGTTGAAACTGTTGCTCGTCAAGCTGAGCAAGCAGGTATAAAGATGCCGGAAGTGGCTATCTATCAATCTGAAGAGCTTAACGCTTTCGCTACCGGCCCAAGTAAAGACAATGCACTTGTTGCAGTGAGTAGTGGTCTGCTTTATGGCATGAGCCAAGATGAAATTGAAGGTGTGCTTGCCCACGAAGTCAGCCATGTGGCTAACGGCGATATGGTGACACTGACCCTTATTCAAGGTGTCGTTAATACTTTCGTTATCTTCGCAGCCCGTGTCGTTGCAGGCATAATCAACAATTTTGTTGCCAGTAATGATGAAGAGGGCGAAGGCCTAGGTATGTTCGCCTACATGGGCGTGGTGTTTGTTCTCGATATGCTTTTCGGTATTTTGGCATCAATGATCGTCGCTTACTTCTCGCGCATTCGTGAGTTTAAGGCCGATGAAGGCGCTGCTAAGCTTGCTGGTAAGGACAAGATGATTGCTGCCCTTGAGCGTCTACGTCAGGGACCGGCAACAGGTGCTATGCCAGCACAGATGTCTGCACTGGGGATTAACGGTAAGAAGTCTATGTCTGAGCTGATGATGAGTCATCCTCCACTAGAGAAGCGTATTGCTGCTTTAAGAGCGAGTTAA
- the cctA gene encoding tetraheme c-type cytochrome CctA, whose translation MSKKLLSALFGAALAALALSPVAMAEPQELAEMHAEMDGCEACHEDGEPSADGAFEFEQCQSCHGTLEEMDAVHQPHDGNLMCADCHAPHDMNVGDKPTCDSCHDDGRTAESVLK comes from the coding sequence GTGAGCAAAAAATTACTAAGTGCATTATTCGGTGCCGCTTTAGCTGCGTTAGCTTTATCACCTGTTGCTATGGCTGAACCACAGGAGCTTGCAGAGATGCATGCTGAGATGGATGGTTGTGAAGCTTGTCACGAAGATGGTGAGCCTTCTGCAGATGGCGCATTTGAATTTGAGCAGTGCCAAAGCTGTCACGGTACACTAGAAGAGATGGATGCTGTTCACCAGCCACATGATGGCAACCTAATGTGTGCAGATTGTCATGCTCCACATGACATGAATGTCGGTGATAAGCCAACTTGTGATAGCTGTCATGATGATGGTCGTACCGCTGAGTCAGTTCTTAAATAA
- a CDS encoding MYG1 family protein produces the protein MNDITIVTHDGNFHADDVFSIAALKCVFPAFNLVRTRNADIIVKADVVLDVGGEYDPGAGRFDHHQRGGAGEREDGIPYSSFGLIWKKYGLEICQGDQELATSVDAGLVSTIDAIDCGHVTGVATGISLSHTISMFNPTWQEEADFDASFNEAVDFASRVLARFIASANGGISAKAIVAKAIDDAEDPRVIVLEKYTPWKRTVHALSEAALYVVYPSQSGQWRIQTVPAELGSFEDRKSLPKAWAGLNGTALQEVTGLDDAMFCHNGLFIAGAASFVSTMKMASIALTE, from the coding sequence ATGAATGATATAACGATAGTAACCCACGACGGTAATTTTCATGCCGATGATGTTTTCAGTATCGCAGCACTTAAGTGTGTTTTTCCGGCTTTTAACCTCGTACGAACACGTAATGCTGACATTATTGTTAAAGCTGATGTCGTGCTTGATGTTGGTGGAGAGTATGATCCGGGCGCAGGCCGCTTTGATCATCATCAACGTGGTGGAGCAGGTGAGCGTGAAGATGGTATTCCGTATTCATCTTTTGGCTTAATTTGGAAAAAATATGGCTTAGAAATTTGTCAGGGTGATCAAGAGTTAGCGACATCAGTTGATGCTGGTTTAGTATCGACCATCGATGCTATTGATTGTGGCCATGTTACTGGTGTTGCTACAGGTATTAGCCTTAGTCACACTATTTCCATGTTTAATCCAACTTGGCAAGAAGAGGCTGACTTTGATGCTAGCTTTAACGAAGCGGTAGACTTTGCATCACGGGTTTTAGCACGCTTTATTGCTTCGGCTAACGGTGGTATTAGCGCAAAAGCGATTGTGGCTAAAGCGATTGATGATGCTGAAGATCCAAGAGTGATTGTATTAGAAAAATATACACCTTGGAAAAGAACTGTTCACGCCTTATCAGAAGCGGCTTTATATGTTGTTTATCCGTCTCAGTCTGGGCAGTGGAGAATTCAAACCGTACCCGCAGAACTTGGTTCATTCGAAGATAGAAAGTCGCTACCAAAAGCGTGGGCAGGGCTAAACGGTACAGCGCTTCAAGAAGTAACAGGCCTAGATGATGCCATGTTTTGCCATAACGGTTTGTTTATCGCTGGTGCAGCATCGTTTGTAAGTACCATGAAGATGGCAAGCATTGCACTCACTGAGTAG